The Leishmania braziliensis MHOM/BR/75/M2904 complete genome, chromosome 4 genome includes a window with the following:
- a CDS encoding DNA topoisomerase type IB small subunit produces the protein MQPTQSPPVAPPSVPAAAPKKTPIDMSSLKLKMSPSVRATLAAAGVLGQRPRLIEATDEDALLKLKPMKTMVSPVKIAVAPAATMAPPPKVRRVERSSSSSSSSSSSSGSSSSSSDDDSSSEDSSDSNSSSYSSYDRSSLSSESGVSKKEESLFDIAQSQGLVNKEILMQEEEVIPTLVPPRPPVVRSFPSDIGKALVRYRERLNREENVIRIKDDNKAVSLGTSKINYIDPRIVCSWAKAQDVPISKVFSATILKKFPWAMSAENFDF, from the coding sequence ATGCAGCCTACTCAAAGTCCTCCGGTGGCCCCGCCGTCGGTGCCGGCCGCAGCGCCCAAGAAGACCCCGATTGATATGTCTTCGCTAAAGCTCAAGATGTCACCCAGCGTTCGAGCGACCCTGGCTGCGGCTGGTGTGCTTGGTCAGCGCCCTCGGCTGATTGAAGCAACCGACGAGGATGCGCTGCTTAAGCTGAAGCCGATGAAGACAATGGTGTCCCCCGTCAAGATAGCTGTGGCGCCGGCTGCGACAATGGCTCCGCCGCCGAAGGTGCGCCGCGTTGAGCGCAGCTCCAGTTCGTCgtcctcatcctcgtcgtcgtctggtagctcatcctcgtcctccGATGACGACTCCAGCAGCGAAGACAGCTCCGACTCGAACTCTTCGTCCTACTCGTCCTACGATCGCTCTTCGTTGTCGAGTGAGTCAGGGGTGTCGAAGAAGGAGGAATCACTCTTCGACATCGCCCAATCTCAAGGCCTAGTGAACAAGGAGATTCTGAtgcaggaagaggaggtaATCCCCACACTGGTGCCTCCGCGTCCTCCGGTGGTGCGATCCTTCCCCAGTGACATCGGCAAGGCTCTGGTGCGCTACCGGGAACGACTCAACCGCGAGGAGAACGTTATCCGCATCAAGGATGACAACAAGGCTGTGTCGCTCGGCACGAGCAAAATCAACTACATTGACCCCCGCATCGTGTGCTCGTGGGCGAAGGCGCAAGATGTGCCGATCAGCAAAGTCTTCTCTGCCACCATCCTGAAGAAGTTTCCGTGGGCGATGAGCGCCGAGAACTTCGATTTTTGA